The Pelobates fuscus isolate aPelFus1 chromosome 2, aPelFus1.pri, whole genome shotgun sequence genome has a segment encoding these proteins:
- the LOC134585484 gene encoding alpha-1,4-N-acetylglucosaminyltransferase-like — MIKHKKLLAILLILVAFASFISFKSIQKQNRITEVLFRFLIPNEAPADGNVRSLETSNILTPNDVLGKGNGILMLEISDRMDLPPLVLCSVESAARVYSRRPVAFFMRGLPDINSTDYQEKARKRFPTLSAFDNIYYFPLRMDKLYSDTPLLTWYKKVNPEKEMYWIHVSSDACRFASMWKYGGLYMDTDIISMRPIPNKNFLAGQSYDVCSSSVFGLAPHHKFTWECMEDFVKNYKGEEWGYQGPGLFTRVLLRWCGMPKFESTADARCGDISYLHPERLYPVPWNSWRRYFEVWNPLPTFNDSYSLHLWNFMNKKKEQTVFPGSNTLVEYLFQQYCPTTYASLLNNNVKHL; from the exons ATGATAAAGCATAAGAAATTGCTTGCCATCCTCTTGATACTTGTGGCTTTTGCTTCCTTCATCAGTTTCAAAAGTATTCAGAAGCAAAACAGAATTACAGAAGTACTTTTTAGATTTTTAATTCCCAATGAAGCCCCAGCTGATGGAAATGTAAGATCATTGGAAACTTCAAATATTCTGACTCCAAATGACGTCCTGGGTAAAGGAAATGGTATCCTTATGTTGGAGATCTCCGATAGAATGGATCTACCACCATTGGTGTTGTGTTCTGTTGAGTCTGCAGCTCGTGTATACTCCCGCAGACCAGTGGCATTTTTCATGAGAGGTCTACCTGACATAAATTCAACAGATTATCAGGAAAAGGCACGAAAAAGATTTCCAACCCTATCTGCTTTTGACAATATTTACTATTTCCCTCTTCGAATGGATAAACTGTATTCTGATACTCCTCTACTGACCTGGTATAAAAAG gttAACCCTGAAAAGGAAATGTACTGGATTCATGTGAGCTCAGATGCTTGCAGATTTGCATCGATGTGGAAATATGGCGGCTTATATATGGATACAGATATTATCTCAATGCGACCAATTCCAAATAAGAATTTTCTTGCAGGTCAAAGCTATGACGTTTGCAGCAGTAGTGTTTTTGGACTTGCTCCTCATCATAAGTTCACATGGGAATGTATGGAAGACTTTGTAAAAAATTACAAAGGAGAAGAATGGGGATATCAAGGTCCAGGTCTCTTCACACGTGTTTTGCTTAGATGGTGTGGGATGCCCAAGTTTGAAAGTACAGCTGATGCTAGGTGTGGAGATATCTCCTATCTACACCCTGAACGTTTGTATCCTGTTCCATGGAATTCTTGGAGAAGGTATTTCGAAGTTTGGAATCCATTACCAACCTTTAATGACTCTTATTCTCTACATCTGTGGAATtttatgaacaaaaaaaaagaacaaactgtGTTTCCTGGAAGTAACACATTAGTCGAGTACCTTTTCCAACAGTACTGCCCTACCACCTATGCGTCTCTgttaaataataatgtaaaacatCTGTAG